The Deinococcus yavapaiensis KR-236 genomic sequence GCCTCGGCGCGCGCGCGCGCCTCGTTCTTGTCCACGAAGACGAGTTCGGTGCAACTGCCGCGCAGCACCATGGCGTACCCGGCGGTCGCACCGACGAATCCTGTTCCCACGATTCCGACTTTCATATCAGCAGCATAAAAGTCGGAATTACACGCTCGTTACGAGTCGCGCCAAGGCACGCTCAGTCGAAGATGTCCTTCATCGCGCGGCCCAAGCCGCCGCCTTGCCCTTGCTCGCCACCGCCGCCGAGGCCCTGCTCGAACTCCTCGTACGGTTGCACGACGACGAATCCGTCGCCTTGAAAGACCATCTGGTACGTTTCACCGCCGCCACGCCCGAAGATGGAGCGGAGGCTGGAGTCCACGCGCAGCTGAGGTTGCAGGTTTCCGCTCCACGCGACCGTCGCGTTCGGGTCGGTGAACACGGGCTCGTTGTGCGTCACCCTCAGCGTGAGGGGCTTGCCGTGACTGAGGATGGCCACCATGCCGTTGCCCGAGAGGCGCACGCTGAACAAGCCGCCCGACATCATGCTCGCCACGCGCCGCAAGAACGTGACGTCGTAGCGAACGGTGTCCTCGAAGGCCAGCAAGTCGTTGCCGTTCACGTTGATGGTGTCGCCCTGCAGCCGCAGAATCGTGATTTCCTTGCCTTGATCGGCGAGGTAGCACACGCCTTGCCCTTCGATTTTCGCGAGCGGTGACATCTCCTGCGACACGGCCCGCATGAGGGCCTTCATGAGGCCGCCTTCCATCATGCCTTCGCGCCGGAAGCTGAGGTTGCCTTTGTACGCCACCATCGCGCCGAGCTTGCTCCAAATGCGACCGCGTACCTTCACTTCCAGCATCTTCGAGCTTTCGAGCTCGAACACGTCGCCCGGACGGTCGCGTTCGGCGGTCTCGTTGAGGAACTGCTGCAAACTTTGGCTGGCGTCTCCGCTGTCGTACGTCATTTCATGCCTCCTTGAACTTCACTTGTAACGTACGACGCGAAGCTCAAGAAAGTTGCAAGTCTTCTCCCGACCTCTCTCGCCGCGCTCGAATCATGAATCCGCGCTTCGTGTGCACCATGACGACATGAGCGGACCTATCAAACCCATGGCCCACGGTGTGCTCGACTACGGCTCCGTCGCCCTCATGCTCGCCGCGCCCGCCCTGCTGAAATTGCCGCCCGCCGCCAAGACCATCTCGTGGGCGTTCGCGGGCACGTACCTCGCCGTGTCGGCCCTCACCGACATGCCGCTGGGACTCAGCAAAAAAATTCCTTTCCCGATGCACGGCAGAATCGAACTCCTGAGCGCGCCCGCCCTCCTCGCGTTGCCGTACCTGACGGGCGCGACTGCCGACCCGAAGGCCAGAAACTACTTCCTGATGCTGTTCGGAACGGTTCTCGCCGCGTACAACCTCACGGACTGGCAGGACAAGACGGAAACGACGCTGTCCTGAAGATGCAAAAACCGCCTCTCCCTTGGGAGAGGCGGCGGCGAGCGACGCGTCAAACGCCGACGCCCATCAACTTTCCGATTCTCGACAAGGCATCCTCTATGTTCTCGAGGCTCGTGGCGTACGAGAGGCGTACCCGTCCCGGCGCGCGAAAGTCCGTGCCGGGCACGACCGCGACGCGCGCCTCGTCGAGCAGCAGCCGCGCCGCCTCGAGTTCGTCGGAGGCGAGGCGCGACGTGTCGGCCATGACGTAGAACGCGCCTTGCGGCAAAGGCGTGGCAAGACCGAGGCCGTTCAGACCCACCACGATTCGGTCGCGGCGTTCTCGGAACTTGCCGCGCGCCTCCTCGATGAAGGCCCGACTGTCGCGGATGGCTTCCAACGCCGCGTATTGCGAGATGGTCGACGGGTTGCTGGTGCTTTGCCCTTGGATGGCGTTCATCGCCTTGACGAGGTTCGAAGGGCCGCCCGCGAACCCGATGCGCCAGCCCGTCATGGCGTACGCCTTGGACGCGCCGTTGACGGTGAGGGTGTGTTCGGGAGCGAAACGCGCGATGGACACGTGCGCCGCGTCGTACACGATGTGCTCGTACATCTCGTCCGTGACGATCACCAGACCGTGCCGCACCGCGAGGTCCGCGACGGCCCGCAAAATCGCTTCCGGGTACACAGCGCCCGTCGGGTTGGAAGGCGAGTTCAGGACGATCGCTTTCGTGCGCGGCGTGATGGCCGCGCCAATCGCCTCGGGATCGACGTCGTAGCCGTCTTCGGGGCGCGTGTCGACCGCCACGGGCACGCCGCCCGCAAACGAGACCATCTCGGGGTAACTCACCCAGTACGGCGCGGGAATGATGACCTCGTCGCCCGGATCGAGCAACGCGAGGAACGCGTTGAAGAGAGCTTGCTTGCCGCCGGTGCTGACGATGACTTGATCGGGCGTGTACGACAAGTCGTTTTCCCGTCGGAACTTCTCGGCGATCACTTCACGCAATTCCGGAATGCCTTGCACTTGCGTGTACTTCGTCTTGCCTTCCCGAATCGCTCGGTGCGCGGCTTCCTTGACGTGCGGCGGCGTGTCGAAGTCGGGCTCGCCCGCCGCCATCGAAATGACGTGCACGCCCGCGCGTTGAAGCTCGAGGGCCTTGGCGGCGACCCCGACGGTCGACGACGGCTTGAGACTCTGGACTTTTGAAGACAGTCGAACGTTGAACACGAAAGGCACCCCCTGAAAGCTCGGCTCAGTCTAACGACGCGAAGACGGGCGTTCAGGGGGTGCCATACACAAGCGTTACTGCAGCAGTTCTTCCGAGCCGAAGAACAAGCCGAGTTCGCGCTCGGCGTCTTGTTCGTTGGCGCTGCCGTGAATGATGTTCTCGCCGATTGTGGTGGCGTAATCGGCGCGGAAGGTCCCGGGGGCGGCGTTGGCGGGATTCGTGGCGCCCATCATCTGTCGCAGGCCCGCCACGACGCCTTCGCCTTCCAAGGCGATCGCGACGACGGGACCGGACGTGACGAAGGACACGAGCTCGCCGAAGAAGGGGCGCTCTTTGTGCTCGGCGTAGTGTTGCTGCGCGAGTTCTT encodes the following:
- a CDS encoding AIM24 family protein, whose translation is MTYDSGDASQSLQQFLNETAERDRPGDVFELESSKMLEVKVRGRIWSKLGAMVAYKGNLSFRREGMMEGGLMKALMRAVSQEMSPLAKIEGQGVCYLADQGKEITILRLQGDTINVNGNDLLAFEDTVRYDVTFLRRVASMMSGGLFSVRLSGNGMVAILSHGKPLTLRVTHNEPVFTDPNATVAWSGNLQPQLRVDSSLRSIFGRGGGETYQMVFQGDGFVVVQPYEEFEQGLGGGGEQGQGGGLGRAMKDIFD
- a CDS encoding pyridoxal phosphate-dependent aminotransferase, whose product is MFNVRLSSKVQSLKPSSTVGVAAKALELQRAGVHVISMAAGEPDFDTPPHVKEAAHRAIREGKTKYTQVQGIPELREVIAEKFRRENDLSYTPDQVIVSTGGKQALFNAFLALLDPGDEVIIPAPYWVSYPEMVSFAGGVPVAVDTRPEDGYDVDPEAIGAAITPRTKAIVLNSPSNPTGAVYPEAILRAVADLAVRHGLVIVTDEMYEHIVYDAAHVSIARFAPEHTLTVNGASKAYAMTGWRIGFAGGPSNLVKAMNAIQGQSTSNPSTISQYAALEAIRDSRAFIEEARGKFRERRDRIVVGLNGLGLATPLPQGAFYVMADTSRLASDELEAARLLLDEARVAVVPGTDFRAPGRVRLSYATSLENIEDALSRIGKLMGVGV
- the ndk gene encoding nucleoside-diphosphate kinase yields the protein MERTFAMIKPDGVRRGLTGEILVRLIKKGYRVVGLKQLVISQELAQQHYAEHKERPFFGELVSFVTSGPVVAIALEGEGVVAGLRQMMGATNPANAAPGTFRADYATTIGENIIHGSANEQDAERELGLFFGSEELLQ